One segment of Gadus chalcogrammus isolate NIFS_2021 chromosome 8, NIFS_Gcha_1.0, whole genome shotgun sequence DNA contains the following:
- the LOC130386973 gene encoding putative nuclease HARBI1 produces MPSASACVSIAMFLVLFLRLSARNRRLQARRRGLRRLQVLLDETLTGAPARYCALNLNMPVLRIWLDVESELRQDFRLSTTAMRSLQRLLHREQDHGWGNDLEVLIYTYWLAHGLSYRVVSRVCNVPKPTVHRIVHRVAQNILDNLGRAISFPPTANLPAVGQGFANISGTPAFHNVVGAIDGSHIRIKPPQHQRLDYLNYKGFYSVNMQAICDSNGRFLDIYVGYPGSVHDTRVMKNSTFYTARRYPPAGYILLGDGGYPCLETPICLITPFKEPVQGQVQQRFNYHQAKGRSIIERAFGMMKTRWRSTLFKALEVKPTFAPQVIASCAFLHNVCMDNGDTLVPDEDILGDRHDPQPPREPMAYNETSGNDVRNRLAAQVSGNAQAP; encoded by the exons ATGCCGTCTGCAAGTGCGTGCGTGTCCATTGCGATGTTTTTGGTTCTTTTTTTGCGATTGTCTGCAAGAAATCGCAGACTTCAAGCAAGGAGAAGAGGTCTACGACGCCTCCAAGTACTGTTGGATGAAACTTTG ACTGGTGCTCCGGCCAGATACTGTGCCTTAAACCTGAACATGCCTGTACTGCGCATTTGGTTGGATGTGGAGTCAGAGCTGAGGCAGGATTTCCGCCTCAGCACAACAGCAATGCGCAGTTTACAGAGGCTTTTGCACAGGGAGCAGGACCATGGCTGGGGTAATGATTTGGAAGTCCTCATCTACACCTATTGGCTAGCACATGGACTCTCTTACCGGGTGGTGTCCCGTGTCTGCAACGTGCCAAAGCCTACAGTTCACCGCATCGTCCACAGAGTGGCCCAGAACATATTGGACAATCTGGGCAGAGCAATCAGCTTTCCTCCAACAGCGAACCTGCCCGCAGTTGGTCAGGGATTTGCTAACATTTCGGGAACCCCTGCATTCCACAATGTGGTTGGAGCTATCGACGGCAGCCACATCCGAATCAAACCTCCACAGCATCAAAGATTAGACTATTTGAATTACAAAGGTTTTTACTCAGTAAACATGCAGGCAATATGTGACTCTAATGGGAGGTTTCTGGACATTTATGTGGGGTACCCGGGATCTGTCCACGATACACGTGTTATGAAAAATAGCACTTTTTATACTGCAAGACGGTATCCCCCAGCGGGCTACATCCTTCTGGGTGATGGTGGGTATCCCTGTCTGGAAACTCCAATTTGCCTCATCACTCCATTCAAGGAGCCAGTGCAAGGACAAGTACAGCAGAGGTTCAATTACCACCAGGCAAAGGGGCGCAGCATAATTGAGAGGGCGTTTGGAATGATGAAGACCAGGTGGAGGTCGACACTTTTCAAGGCTTTAGAGGTGAAGCCCACATTTGCACCACAGGTCATCGCTTCATGTGCCTTTTTGCACAATGTGTGTATGGACAATGGTGACACTCTGGTTCCAGATGAGGACATTTTAGGAGATCGGCACGACCCCCAACCTCCCCGTGAACCCATGGCATACAACGAAACCTCTGGGAA